In Candidatus Neomarinimicrobiota bacterium, the following are encoded in one genomic region:
- a CDS encoding amidohydrolase family protein: DKGFHIHVAEDRADLDDARQKYNMSTVARLAAKGILNEKSIAAHCVHLVDGDVDLLKDSGVMVTHQPLSNANNAVGRAEIPVLLKEKVRVALGTDSYTHNMLEEAHFALLNHDAENGGPLSVSDVTLMLSENACAASGYLGVKLGLIAKGYEADFAIYDYSPPTPVSETNFNSHIFYGLRSILPKSVFAKGEKIVDDYKMTKVNEEEIYEKSRAAAKALWDRM, encoded by the coding sequence GTGATAAGGGATTTCATATTCATGTAGCCGAGGATAGGGCGGACTTGGATGACGCAAGGCAGAAATACAATATGAGTACGGTTGCAAGATTAGCGGCAAAGGGGATATTGAACGAGAAATCTATCGCAGCGCATTGTGTTCACCTGGTGGATGGAGATGTTGATCTGCTGAAAGATTCGGGTGTCATGGTGACTCATCAGCCTTTGTCGAATGCCAACAATGCTGTCGGAAGAGCAGAAATTCCGGTTCTGCTGAAAGAGAAAGTCAGGGTAGCGCTCGGCACGGACAGTTACACGCATAATATGCTGGAGGAGGCTCATTTTGCCCTTTTGAATCATGACGCTGAAAACGGCGGTCCGCTCTCCGTTTCTGATGTGACCTTAATGTTGAGTGAAAACGCCTGCGCCGCCTCAGGTTATCTTGGAGTGAAGTTGGGTCTGATTGCAAAAGGGTATGAAGCAGATTTTGCGATCTACGATTATTCGCCGCCCACGCCGGTCAGCGAAACGAATTTCAACTCTCACATATTTTATGGTTTAAGATCGATTCTTCCGAAAAGTGTATTCGCCAAGGGGGAAAAGATCGTGGATGATTATAAAATGACTAAAGTCAATGAAGAAGAAATTTACGAGAAATCACGCGCGGCTGCAAAAGCGCTCTGGGATAGAATGTGA